The window GCGGCATCAGTACGATGTGCGACCCGGAGAGTTGCTGAGCGGGCACGGGGATTGCGGGCAAGTTCAGCTGCGCTCGCCCGGACGGGCTTTCCGACCTTTGCAAAGGTCGGCTTGGGGCCTGACTTGGCCGTTTCCGGCAAATGGCGTGAACCTGAGGGAGAGGCGCCGCTTCGCGACTTCAAAAAGCGCTTCACCAGTCGATCTTCAAGGCTATGAAAGGTCACGACAGCAAGCCTGCCGCCAGGCTTCAAAACCTGCTCCGCCGCAGCCAGTCCGTCTTCAAGTTCCTCGAGTTCGCGGTTGACGTGGATGCGGATGGCCTGAAACGTCCGGGTTGCCGGATCCTTCTTGTCGCCGTTCTTGTAGCCGGACGCACGACGCACAATGCTTGCCAGTTCAGTGGTACGGGAAAGCGGCCGCGCCGCAACAATGCTCCGCGCGATACGCCGGGACTTCGGCTCTTCGCCATATTCGTAAATGACCCGTGCAATTTCCTCTTCGTCCGCCGTGTTGACGAAATCCGCAGCACTCTCGCCTGCTTGTTCCATCCGCATGTCCAGCGGACCGTCGGCCTGAAATGAAAAGCCCCGGTCTGCCCGGTCAAGCTGCATGGACGACACACCGATATCGAGGGTCACGCCATCGACCGGCTGATCAACATGATCGGCCATGCGCGAAAAGCGATCCTCGACCAGCGTCAAAAGCTTGGATTTGTCTGTCTTGCCCGCTGCAATCGCGTCCGGGTCGCGATCGAATGCGATGACTTCGGCACCTTTTGCGAGGATGGCCCGTGTGTAGCCGCCGGCACCATAAGTGCCATCGACGTGCCGCTCACCGGGGCATGGAGAGAGGGCGGCGATCACTTCGTCCAGAAGGACCGGAACGTGCGGCGCGGCGGCGGGGTTCATGCCGCACCTCGGGTTTTCAGGAGATACGCGACGACTTCCTTCAGTTCTTCGTCAATTCCAGGCGTTTCGATCAGGAGGCGGGGATTCCAGATTTCGAACGTGTCACCTGTACCGATGAAGAAGGCCAGATCGGCTATCCTCGCGCGATCGCGAAGCATCGCCGGCATGATGAAGCGTCCACTCGCATCGAATGGTACGTCTTCGACAAGGCCGAATGCACGGCGGTTTGGATTGTGGCGGCTATAGTCGCGACCGGCATCCGCTTCGCGATCTTCCATCCGATTGAGCCGTGCATGCAGCAGCGAAGACCAGCCATGATCATAGCCGATCAGGCACGGATCACTCTCATGTTTCGCAATAATGAGGTTGCGGCCATCTCCATTGGCCTCGACAGCTTGGCGGAGTCCGGCGGGGATCGCGACGCGACCTTTCGCGTCAACCGCGTTGAGCGCGCTCCCCCTGAACAATGCCCGTTCGCTCACTGCAAATCCCGCCCCAAATTTCCGCGGGCAAACGTCTCCTGGCTTCGAAAACAGCGCAGAACCGTTTCCGAATCAATTTTTGACTCCAGGACAACCCCGCCCTTTGATCTTGCAGGGTTATCAGCCG of the Aquisediminimonas profunda genome contains:
- the rsmH gene encoding 16S rRNA (cytosine(1402)-N(4))-methyltransferase RsmH, translated to MNPAAAPHVPVLLDEVIAALSPCPGERHVDGTYGAGGYTRAILAKGAEVIAFDRDPDAIAAGKTDKSKLLTLVEDRFSRMADHVDQPVDGVTLDIGVSSMQLDRADRGFSFQADGPLDMRMEQAGESAADFVNTADEEEIARVIYEYGEEPKSRRIARSIVAARPLSRTTELASIVRRASGYKNGDKKDPATRTFQAIRIHVNRELEELEDGLAAAEQVLKPGGRLAVVTFHSLEDRLVKRFLKSRSGASPSGSRHLPETAKSGPKPTFAKVGKPVRASAAELARNPRARSATLRVAHRTDAAPWPKERKGTS
- a CDS encoding division/cell wall cluster transcriptional repressor MraZ; protein product: MSERALFRGSALNAVDAKGRVAIPAGLRQAVEANGDGRNLIIAKHESDPCLIGYDHGWSSLLHARLNRMEDREADAGRDYSRHNPNRRAFGLVEDVPFDASGRFIMPAMLRDRARIADLAFFIGTGDTFEIWNPRLLIETPGIDEELKEVVAYLLKTRGAA